The nucleotide window CCAATTTGATACGTGCCTGTATCATATAAACCGATAATATCACCTGCAACAGCTTCCTCCACCGTTTCACGGTCATCAGCTAAAAACTGCGTTGACTGCGACACTTTAAATGACTTGCCTGTACGCGATAAAGTCATATTCATCCCGCGCTCAAATTTACCAGATACGATACGCACAAAGGCAATACGGTCACGGTGCGCAGGGTTCATATTTGCTTGGATTTTGAAAATAAAGCCTGAAAATTCCTCATACTCAATTGGGTCAATAAACTGCTCATCCTCTGTTAAGCGAGGCTGTGGTGTTGGAGCAAATTGTAAATATGTTTCTAAAAATGTTTGCACACCAAAGTTTGTTAGAGCCGAGCCAAAAAATACAGGCGTTAACTCACCACGGCGAATTTTCTCCTCTGAATACTCATTGCCAGCCTCATCCAATAGTAAAATATCGTCCATTGCCTGTGAATAATAAGAAGTCACTTTCATTGGGTGGTCAACTGCTAATCCACCTTCCTCATCAAGCGGTAAAAAGCGCTCTGCTTCCTCTGTACGGAACTGCTCAATACGTTTATTGTAGCGATCATAAATACCTAAAAACTCTTTTCCCATACCGATTGGCCAGTTCATAGGATATGCGTTAATGCCTAGCACTTCCTCTAGCTCCTCGATTAATTCTAGAGGCTCTTTCCCTTGACGATCCAGTTTATTAATAAATGTAAAAATCGGAATACCGCGCATTTTACAAACTTTAAATAGCTTTAATGTTTGTGCCTCAATCCCTTTTGCCGCATCGACAACCATGACTGCGCTATCTACTGCCATTAATGTACGATACGTATCCTCAGAGAAATCTTGGTGTCCTGGTGTATCTAAAATGTTGACACGATGTCCATTGTAATCAAACTGCATAACAGAAGATGTCACTGAAATACCACGCTGCTTCTCAATTTCCATCCAGTCAGACGTTGCAAACTTGCCTGATTTTTTTCCTTTTACTGTACCCGCATCACGAATCGCGCCACCGAATAATAAAAGCTTTTCGGTAATTGTCGTTTTCCCAGCATCCGGGTGACTAATAATCGCAAATGTGCGACGTGCTAATATATCTTGCTCTAAAGTCATAATTTTTTCCGTCTCCTTTTTCTATCCTAACTTATTTTAAAAGAGTTGCCCCTGATGTTACAACCTTTTTTCTTAGAAATTGCGCAATCTGATACAAAATATAGCCCATCACAATGGCAATCGCATTTAATAAAATATCATCCACATCTGTACTGCGACCGATAAAAAGCTGGGTGCCCTCTATAAACAGTGGAATTGCTAACGAAACGAACAGCATTTTCCACATGCTACGCATATTTGTCCATAATAAAGGGATAAAAAAGCCAAATGGAATAAATAAAATAATATTGCCTGCTAAATTATAAAAGGCAATCTCGGCTATCGGTCCATGCAGTTGGGTCATATACAAAGAGATTGTTTGAAAAGGGGTGAAATTATGCCGTAAGAAAGCTGGCTCCAATTGCAAAACGATGCGCCCATTTTCAAACCAATACTCTGGCAAAATCGTTTGCGAAAAAATGCTAATGCAGAAGCAGAAAAATAATAGCATCACGGTTTCACGTTGCTTATGCACAATGCGCCGCCTCATCCAAAGAAAGCGCAATAATCCGTAAATCGGAAGTGTCAGCACACAATATAAAAGCATGCTAACTAAAAAAGACTGAATCATATATGTTACTCCTTTAAAAGAAGGTGCACTGCTTTCCTGAAAAAACCCCTTGGATACAATGCTTTCACCCTTCGTTCTCAATCAATTACGCCTCAGTTAACTCTTGTCCAGTTTTGTTCTAACCTAAAAGCGTCAAAGCCTTTGCGACAACAGGATGTTGGTCACTCAGTGAGTGTTTGAACACCCCCTGAGGAAAAAGCAATTGAAGCATTCATTATGCTTGACGCTATGCCTTTAGTATAGAAAACATTTTGCTCCTGCGGTTACTCGTCGCAGATTTCTTTTGCTGAATCATAATAAATCTATTTTGAATTTTTATCGTTAGTTATTTCATTTGCGATAGTTCGTCCATAATCACTTTCTGTATTTCATCATTTCCAACTGCGCCATTATGGAATACATTTGATTCACTCCAATATAGCTGTCTAAACGATACACCATTCTGTAGCTCAATTTCTAAAAATATGCGTAATCCTTCTTGCTCGATTAGTTCTACATCCTCTAGTTTCAATGAATAAAATGCGTTTAAAAATCGCTCTTTTGCAGACTGTGTGAATGTATGTAATCTCCTGCCATCCTCTGTGCTTTCAATATATATATTTTTCACAAGCTGCCGCATCGGATAAAGCTCCTCTACTGTTTTGGCACTTTCATTTAAGCGCGCCACATAAACAGCATCATTTGCAGCGACAAGTAAGGTAGTTGGATAGCCTTTTATTTCATAAATTGCTGTATCTTTTTCTAAATAGGTGGCATGCCCATTTTGCATTTGATGATGAATCCCTGCGCGGTCCTCCATTTTATACATTACCTGACCAATTTCCTGTCCTCGTTCAATTATGACTGGAGAATCTTCATCCATTGGCTTAGGATAGTGACGTTCATATTGTATATCATTAAGCATTAGTATATCTATCCATTCGATTGTTGAATGACTAAGAGGTTCTTGAATATGCTGACAACCAACTATTAGCAAAATAAGTAATGGCATAATGATAATCTTTTTCATACTCAACCTCCTGTAACCATGCTATAGTTTCAATTATAAAACGGATAAGGGTAGGTGTATAGATGAGGCAGCAGATTAAATTGGCCGTACGTGAAGCCTATACAACGATGTATGAAGCACTAAAGAACGAACAAATATATGCAGTCGTGTTAGTAACAGACGGTGATTGTGGCAGCCTTTATTTAACGCTAGGCACAGAAAAATCACTTCTTCAAATTGGTGAAAATTATGGAGACAATCCAGAAGATTATCGCTTTTTAAAAGACGAATTTTTGCATGAGGATGATACGGAATTATTACAAAAATTAAGTCTTGAGCTTTTAAATAGAGCATTAAATGCGGGTGAACAATTTGCCTCGCATAAAGCAGAAATCCATACAATGATGAGCGATACGCTATATGAATTAAAGCAAGAGGGCATTATTGACAAAAATATTTTTGCATTTATTTCTGCAACAGACGATACTGACGATGAAGGGTTAGAAATATCATCAGCCAAACGCTGTAATCCAAATCATCCATTACTCCCCGTTTTTTTACACAATTGGCAACAATAATCGAAAAGAGTATATAGAAATAAATTTCCATATACTCTTTAAATTGTGTGTAAATTGTGTGTGTGCCTGGCACCTAAACAAACTTCACTTTTCCCTCTGCAATTGCAATGTCTGCGTCGCTATGTGGATATTTTGTATTCTCGATAATTTGGTAATCCTCATGCCCTTTACCCGCAAAAATGATAATATCCCCTGCTTCTGCAATTTTGATAGCATGGCGTACTGCCTCTGCGCGGTCACCAATACATGCATATTGCTCATGCAACATACCTTTTGCTAAATCGCTTGTGATGCTCTCATATTCCTCATAGCGTGGGTCATCTGTCGTTAAAATGACATAATCCGCAACAGAAGCTTTTTCTGCCATCGCAGGGCGCTTCGATTTGTCGCGGTTGCCGCCCGTGCCGATAAGAAAAATTAATTTGCTCGTTTCACCTTTATACGGCAGTGCTGCATTAATCGCTTTTTCAATTGCATCTGGTGTATGTGCGTAATCAATAAAAATTTGGATAGGCAAATCAGTTTGTACTTTTTCCATGCGCCCTTTTACCGGTGGGAGCTGCTCAATTTGCTCAATAATTTCATGCAATGAAAACTGGCGTGCATACAAGGCTGCAGTCGCTGCCAATACATTGTAGACATTGAACTCTCCAAGTAAATGCATCGCCACATCGTAGGTACCTTCAGGTGTTTGCATCGTAAAATACGTCATGCCATCCTCATAACGGCAATTGGAAGCATAGAAGTCAGCAGCGCTATGTAGCCCATATGTCCACACTGGAAATGGTGTTAACGTTTGATAATGTGCTGACCATTGATCATCTGCGTTTAACACAACATGCTTATCTTTACGCAAATCTTGACCTAACTGTGAAAACAGCAGCCCCTTTGTATTGCCATATGCCTCCATCGTGCCATGAAAATCTAAATGATCATGTGTTAAATTCGTAAAAATCGCTACATCATAATCAACGCCTGCTAAACGACCTAAAGCTAAGCCATGTGATGACACTTCCATTACCATTGCATCACAGCCCTCTTCTTTGGCACGATAAATCATTTGCTGGGTACTCAAGGCATCGCTTGTCGTATTTGCTGATTCATACAGCGTACCATTCAAATTAAAGCCGATGGTTCCTGCCAGTGCTGATTTTTTGCCTAAGCCCATTAAAATATTATGGATAATGCCTGTAACGCTCGTTTTGCCATTCGTTCCCGTTACCCCAATCATCATTAATCCTTCAGATGGATAACCGAAAAATCGTGCAGATAATAAGCCAAGCGCTCGCTCTGAACTTGGAACGATGAGCTGTGCAACATTGCCTGTTAGGGTCAATTCTTTCTCCGCTACAATCAAAGTCGCACCTGCATCAACTGCCCTTTGCGCATAATCGTGCCCATCCACCGTGTAGCCTTTGATACAAATAAATGCACTTTGCGGCTGTACACTTCTTGAATCAACTGCAATGTCCCCAATATAGCTAGGCAATACGCCGAGTATCTTCTTTTGTGGAATGGCACTTATTAATTCCTCTACGCGCATTCACTATTCCCCCATTTCAACCATTGGCGATGTTACATATGCATATAATAATTCAGCTGTCGCCTGTAATGAATCAACATGTGTGCGCTCATAGGCATGCGATGCTTCGATGCCTGGTCCGAACAAAGCATGACGAATATCAAAGCCTGCTCGAATTGCTGCTGAGGCATCTGAGCCGTAATATGGATAAATATCGAGCTTATAAGGAATATTACCTTTCTTCGCCAGCTGTACTAGATGCTGTGTTAACTCATAATGATATGGCCCTGTTGCATCCTTTGCACAAATTGACACTGTATATTCATCAGATGTTTGACCATCGCCAATTGCCCCCATATCTACTGCAATATATTCAACTACCTGTGCTGGAATATTGGAATTACCGCCATAGCCGATTTCTTCATTGTTAGAAATATAAAAATGTGTCGTATATGGTAGCTTCACATCGTTTGCTTTTACATATTTCATTAATTGTAACAGCAATGTTGTACTTGCTTTATCATCCAAATGACGCGATTTCACAAAGCCCGATGCTGTTTCCTCATAACGCACATCAAATGACACAAAATCACCTACTTCAATACCTAGAGCACGCGTATCATCTGCATTTAATACCTTTTCATCAATGCGTACTTCAATATGGTTTTCATCACGCTTTAAGCTATCTGCTCCACGGTACACGTGCACCGTCGTTTCATGCATTAAAATCGTACCACGTACCGTCTTACCATCTGCTGTATGAATCGTACAGTATTCGCCCTCTACTGCATTCCAATTAAAGCCACCGATCATTGCTAGCTTTAAACGACCGCTTGACTTCACTTCCTTCACCATCGCACCCAGCGTATCGGTATGTGCTGTTAATAAACGGTGCTGTTCATTATTTTCCCCTTCAAATGTAACGATAATTGCTCCTTTATTCGTTTTTGTATAAGAAATATTATGCTCCTTCAAAAACTCTCCCATAAAGCGCATAATATTTGTCGTATAACCAGATGGGCTTGCAATTTTTACTAATTTCTCTAATAATGATAATGTTTCTTGTTGATTAAATAGACTCGTCATAAAAACCCTCCTAATATCTTTTATCGCACATTTCCAAAATGCGCGATACAATCAGCTGAGGAATACTCCCTCAGATACAAAGCTTCACTTTATCATATCAAAATTTTACGTCTATCAACAATGAGGAGAAACAAATTTTAGGCAATTTGCTAGGAGAACACGATGCGACCACTGACAATCATACATAAACGCAATTTATTCATTTATTATTCACTTTTCATTTGTTCTATATTTTTTATTTTGCTCAATTTATTTGATATTGTGCACTATTCCCATAGTTATACACTATTTATCATTATGACAATAACAGCTATTGGTCTGTTACTTTATAAAAAAGTGCATGCGCGATTAATTCAAGCTCTATTAATTGTAGCTTGGAATACAGTACTCATCCTTTTAACAATTGATAGCGGACAACTATTATTTTTGCTTGGCTTTTTATATTTGCTACTTATCGTCAACGCTTATCAGTCATATATGTTAAATACGATTTTAGCTATTATATTTGTGCTAGAAATTGCTTGGATAGTTGTTTTCAAGCATCCCAATATTCAGCTTCATCATTCTGTACAAATCTTTATTTTTTTCACATTATTTTTATGTATTGTCGGTCTATTGCAAACGTTATATGTCAAAAGGCTTTGGCTTTATGAGGAAAAAAGAAATATGGATAAGCAGCTAGAGCTTTCTTCAACTGAAGCTTATTTAAAGCTATTTTTTAACTACGCTGAAGATGCCATGGCCGTATTCGATTTAAATAATAAAATTATTGAAGTCAATGCTGCATTTGAAAAAATGTACGGCTGGACGAGAGAGGAATGCATCGGCAAGTCTATTCAGCTTGTGGCACCTGAAAATATTGAAGCTGCTAATGAACGATTTTCGAAGCTGCTACAGGGCGAACGCTACCGTTTGCTTGAAACAAAGGATATGCGCAAAGATGGGACTGTTTTCGATGCGCAAATTTCGCTAGCACCTATTTATAATTCCTATGGAGATATGCTAGCTGTTTCAGTTATTTCAAGGGATATTTCCTATTTGAAGGAAAATGAAAGGCTCACTTTGCAATCAGAAAAATTAAAATTAGCTGGAGAAATCGCTGCAGGTGTAGCACATGAAATTCGCAATCCGATGACGGTAATCTCTGGTTTTATTCAAATGATGAATGAAGACCTACAATCGCCATATAGAGCATACACTGGTCTTATTCAATCCGAAATTGAGCGCATTGATTTAATTATCTCTGAATTTTTAGTGCTCTCCAAACCATTAGCTGAACAAAAGAACAGATTGAATTTATCAGAAATTATAGAGGATGTTTTTCACTTTTTTGAATTTCAACTGGAGCAGCGCCAAATTCAATTAATTCAGCAGCTTAGCAAAGAAGCACTCTTTGTCTATGGCAACGCCAATCAAATTAAGCAAGTGTTTATTAATATCGTTAAAAATGCGATTGAAGCCATTGATAACGATGGCACTGTTACATTAATTAGCTGTCATGATGAAGGCTTTGCTTTTATTGAAATTGCTGATACTGGTGAAGGTATTCCACAGCATTTACTCGACTATGTTTTCGAGCCATTTTATACAACAAAGGCTACTGGCACAGGGTTGGGTATGATGATTTCCAATAAAATTATTCGTGAGCATGGTGGCATCATTCATATTCACAGTGAGGAGAAAGTCGGCACAAAAATTACGCTGAAAATCCCGCTACATCAACAAATAAAAGAAGGGGCTTAAATACTGCCCCTTCTACATAAATTACTTCATCACTCTACGAATCAGCTTCACCTTTTGCTTATAAGGTGGGAACAGTAAGTTTGTTGCAAGCTTTGTTGAACGCTGTAAAATCGATTTCGGATGCGTGAAGCATTCAAAGCTTGCTTCCCCATGATAAGCACCCATTCCAGATGGTCCCACACCCCCAAATGGTAAATGTGTATTGCCTACATGTGCCATAATATCATTGATACAGCCTCCTCCAAATGGTAGCTCTTGAAGGAAATATTCACGTGCATTATCGTTTTCTGTAAATAAATAAGCTGCTAAAGGTTTTGGCAAGCGGCGAATCGCATGAATCGCATTCGCTAAATCGTTATATGCCATAATCGGTAAAATTGGTCCGAAAATTTCATCCTCCATTACCTTGCTATCCCAGCCAGCACCTTCGACAATTGTTGGTGCAATATATAAATCTTCACGATCCGCCGTGCCACCAAACGTAATACGTTCAGCCTCCGCCTCCAATATCGTATTAAGCTTATCGAAATGACGTACATGAACAATACGACCATAATCATCGCTTTGCTGCGGATTTTCTCCATAAAATGCAGTAATCGTTTGCTTTAAAATTTTCATAAATTTTTTATACACTGAGCTATGCACTAAAACATAGTCAGGTGCTACACATGTTTGCCCGTTATTTGTGAATTTACCCCATACAATGCGTTTTGCTGCAACTTGTAAATTGGCTGTTTGATCGACAATTGCAGGGCTTTTTCCACCTAGCTCTAAGACGATAGGCGTCAACCTATCAGCAGCAGCACGCATAATTACTTTGCCCGTTGCCACACTACCTGTAAAGAAAATAAAGTCAAAGGATGCATGAATTAATGCTTCCACTTCGTCCTTTTCGCCTTCTACAACATGTATATAATTCTCTTCAAAAGTTTCAGCAATAATTTGCTTAATTATTTTTGTCGTATGCACAGTCGCTTCAGATGGCTTAATAATTGCCGTATTCCCACCGATAATTGCACCAAGCAATGGCTCCATCACAAGCTGGAATGGATAATTAAACGGCCCAATAATTAACACGGTACCGTATGGATCACGTACAATATAGCTTTTGCCTGGCTGAAAGTGAACAGGTGTTTTTACAGCAATAGGCATCGCCCATTCATCAATATTTTTCACCATATGTGTAATGCTATCTAGAACAATGCCAATTTCTGTTGCGTACGCTTCAAATTCGCTTTTATTTAAATCAAGCTTCAATGCGGCAGTAATATCTTTTTCATATTTTTGAATCGTTGCTTTTAATTTAAGCAATTGTGCTTTGCGAAATTCTATATTTTTTGTAGCACCTGAAAAATAGAAGCTACGTTGCGCCGCTATCATATTTTCTACATCTTGAGCCGTAAAATTCATAAAAATCTTCCTCTCCATTTTTAATTTTTATGCATAATTTCATCATTCCCACACATATTAACTACTATAACGATTGCTCAATATCCTTTCAAATGAGGATAAGCTTTCTCTTATTTATTTTTACATCGACAAGGAGGCAATTTCAATGATTATGACTGAAACATGGTGGGAAACAATTTTTTCGGGACCTTTATCAATCGGTATTAATGAACAAAAGCTGCTAGAACTTGAAGATGAATCATTTTTATATTTCACTATGCCCCCTTTACAAGAAGACCTTCAAACATTATAAAATTTCCCCTCAACATACGAAGGGCTGTTTATTTTTTGGACAGCCCTCACTTCATTTTTAAGGCAGTTTCTTTCATTGATTTTTTCTACAAAATCCCTTATAATTTGTCATTAGGTGCCAAACCTAATGTATTAGTCGGAACAACTAATACATACAAAAGACCCTTTAAACGGCACGGATTGCTGCGGGGTCTTTTTTCATATTGCTTTTGAATTAAAGGATGATGACAATGAAAAAATTCGTTAACTTTTACTTACTATTATTAGTAGTATTTATTATAGTCGGTATTTCAGGATTTTCTTTCTCAAAAAATGAAAACCCTGAGCAAGCCGTTGAAGAGCTCGCCTTAGAAAATACCCCAGGCTACGCAACGATGCGTACGATTGAAGAAATGACAAAAGAACAGCAGCTTGAAGATGCTATTCTTGATATTCAAGTAACGCCCAAATTAGACGCTGAAACGGTTGTAATGGAAATGCAAAGCTCTGAGTTTATGTCACAGGACACATTGCTAAAGGACAGCTATAATATGCTCGTCAAAATAGCAGATGAACCACAGATTACAGAATTCACTTTTATTTGGCATCAGCCTGTAAAAAATAAAAATCAAGTTGTGCTATCAATGTCATTTGACCGTGCTGCACTGAATCAATTGCCAACAATCACGTACAGCGACTTAGCTTCAATTGCCAAAACGTTTGAACAATATTAAAAAAAGCAAGGAATCGCCTGTTGGATTCCTTGCTTTTCTATATTTAATGAACGAATCATTAATTACGCTGGGTTTACTTCTAACTCAACTGAAATTTTAATATCTTTCCCTACAAGTACACCACCTGTTTCAAGTGCTGCGTTCCATGTTAGACCAAATTCTTCACGATTAATTTTTGCTTCTGCTTCAAAGCCGTATACTTCTTGACCCCATGGGTTTGTGCCTTTACCGTTAAATTCTACATCAAATGTAATAGGCTTTGTTACATCTTTAATCGTTAAATCGCCTGTTAATTTATAATCATCGCCTGATTTTTCGATTGCAGTTGATTTGAATGTAATTGTTGGGAATTGCTCTGCATCAAAGAAATCTGCTGATTTTAAATGGTTATCGCGATCTTCATTACGTGTATTGATGCTTGCTGTATCAATAGTAAATGAAATATTAGCAGTTGATAAATCTGCTAAATCAGTTGCTTCAATTTGCGCTGAATAAGCTTCAAAAGCCCCTTTTACCTTTGATACCATCATGTGTTTTACGCTAAATCCAATGCTTGAGTGTGATTGATCTACTGTCCAGTTTGCCATAAATAAAACCCTCCTGTTTTTTATCTCGAATTCAAGATATGTTGTCAAAATAAAGCAGCCTACAACTTGCATATTCCCATATCGTTGCAATGTTAAACATCGCACAATAAGTTATATATGTAAAATGGCTGAACTTTATGACTTCCTTATTTATAAATTTAGTATAGTAGATAATTTTCTTTGCGTCAACAAAAATATTTCGAATTCGAGATTTATTTTTCTACTGTTATTTTGGCATGTACAACAAAGCGCTCATCATCATTTGGAGATGTCGTACATGTAGACAATGTAATAATGCTGTCATTTGCTGTCACAGTAACAGGCATCATAATTTGCGATTTTTGTTGAATCGTCTGTAAAAATTCCGCATAGGATGTATCGGTAAATTCTGTTTCAATATAATAAAAATCAGTCGTTGTTTCATAGGCAGCAAATACTTCAAGGCGATAGCGCTCACTTGGTGTTTCGTAAATAAAATATGGATGTGCCTCCACATAATTTTGTTCTGCAAATTTCGCGAGCTCTCCAAACATCGTGCCATTGCGCATCACATGTCCATATAAAATTGTATGGCGTGCATTTATCTCATTGCGGTAATCCATAAAAATACTACCTGCACGACTTTTTTCACCTGCATAATTATGATGCAAATAAAAATCATTATTATTTGTTTGTAGTACAGGATTATCGAGCTGTGTGCATTCTAAACGAAGCCACCCAACAATCTCTTGGTTAATTTTTTGCAGCTCAATAAACTTCATGTCAACCCCAGTTTTCTCAATAGAAGCCTCCTCATACACTTCCTGTACTTGCTCTAGCTCCTGCTCAATTTGCTTATAGCTATAAAAATACCGCACAATGCCTGCAGCTGAAATGAAAAAGACAATTATACAAATGGCTTGAATTAGTTTCACCTTCATATAATCGCCTCCTTAAATACCGATTGGTACCATATACAAGCCAAGCACTACATCTTCATGAAAAATCGCTTCAACTCCGTATACGTCTTTCACCGTTTCTTTTGTAATAACATCGCGAGGTGCTCCTTCTGCAACGATACGCCCTGCACTCATTAAAATAATATGATCGCTATAGCGGATCGCTTGGTTAATATCGTGCAGCACCATGACAATCGTTAAGCCGTGCTTTTCATTCAGTTCCTTCACTAGCTCCAGTAGCTCTAGCTGATAATAAATATCTAAATAGGTTGTCGGCTCATCTAAACATAGTAGCTCGCTTTGCTGGGCTAATGCCATCGCAATCCATACGCGCTGCCTTTCCCCTCCAGACAATGCTGATAAATCATAATGGCGCTTTTCACTTAAACTTGTACATGCTAACGCCCAATCAACTGCTTGCTGGTCCTTTACCTCATTTTTTTTCAATAAAGAATGATATGGCATACGGCCATATCCGACGAGCCTTTCTACTGATAAATCTTGTGGAATATCATTTTGCTGATACACAATCGCAAATTTTTGTGCAAATTCCTTTGGCTTATAGTCCACTAAATCTTTATTGTCTAGCGTTGCTTTACCTTGTACCGGAGAATTGTTGCGTGCCATTACATTCAATAATGTCGATTTACCACAGCCATTTGGTCCAATAATTGTTGTAATTTTGCCGTGCTGAATGGCTGTCGATATATTTTGTAAATGCTGCTTTTTACCGTCATGTGAGACAATAATTTTTTGTAATTCCACAACATCACCCTCTTCTCAATAAAAATATTAAAAATGGTCCGCCGATAATTGCCATAATGGTCGAGGCAGGTATTTCTAACGGCGCGATTAGCGTACGACCAATCGTATCTGCTAATAGAATAATAAACGCACCTAACAGCGCTGTAAAAGGTAATAGCACTTTATGGTCATGCCCGACAATGCGGCGTGCAATATGTGGGACAAGCAAACCGACAAAGGCTATAACACCGGCGACAACGACTGAAATCGCTGATAATAATACAGCTACTGCTGCAATGGCTAAACGCGCAACCGTCACATTAAAGCCGATACTTTGTGCCGTTTTGTCAGATAGTGCAAGCACATTGCACCATGAATAGGTGATGAAGGCAAGCACTAAACCAACCGAGCCGTAAATCGCCATCATTGTGACATCATCCCATGTTTTAAATGCAAGGCTTGAGCCAAGTACACTGCTCGCAGAAGCGTTCAAAGAGCCACCAAAGCTAATAAATGCTTCCGTTAGCCCTGTAAACATCGCATTGATCGCAATGCCGACTAAAATTAAACGCAATGGATTTAAACCTGATTTCCAAGCTAACGTAAATACTA belongs to Lysinibacillus louembei and includes:
- a CDS encoding YceI family protein; translated protein: MANWTVDQSHSSIGFSVKHMMVSKVKGAFEAYSAQIEATDLADLSTANISFTIDTASINTRNEDRDNHLKSADFFDAEQFPTITFKSTAIEKSGDDYKLTGDLTIKDVTKPITFDVEFNGKGTNPWGQEVYGFEAEAKINREEFGLTWNAALETGGVLVGKDIKISVELEVNPA
- the srtB gene encoding class B sortase, giving the protein MKVKLIQAICIIVFFISAAGIVRYFYSYKQIEQELEQVQEVYEEASIEKTGVDMKFIELQKINQEIVGWLRLECTQLDNPVLQTNNNDFYLHHNYAGEKSRAGSIFMDYRNEINARHTILYGHVMRNGTMFGELAKFAEQNYVEAHPYFIYETPSERYRLEVFAAYETTTDFYYIETEFTDTSYAEFLQTIQQKSQIMMPVTVTANDSIITLSTCTTSPNDDERFVVHAKITVEK
- a CDS encoding ABC transporter ATP-binding protein, producing the protein MELQKIIVSHDGKKQHLQNISTAIQHGKITTIIGPNGCGKSTLLNVMARNNSPVQGKATLDNKDLVDYKPKEFAQKFAIVYQQNDIPQDLSVERLVGYGRMPYHSLLKKNEVKDQQAVDWALACTSLSEKRHYDLSALSGGERQRVWIAMALAQQSELLCLDEPTTYLDIYYQLELLELVKELNEKHGLTIVMVLHDINQAIRYSDHIILMSAGRIVAEGAPRDVITKETVKDVYGVEAIFHEDVVLGLYMVPIGI
- a CDS encoding FecCD family ABC transporter permease, with translation MKKLISTVVIALLLVVTAIFAATTGSIQMGFLEFIGALFDANNETMAAIRDLRFPRIIIAIFAGAALSVAGVLLQAIMRNPLADAGVIGISSGAAFTKLFIVSIVPTLFFMTPIFAFIGGAFACFLVFTLAWKSGLNPLRLILVGIAINAMFTGLTEAFISFGGSLNASASSVLGSSLAFKTWDDVTMMAIYGSVGLVLAFITYSWCNVLALSDKTAQSIGFNVTVARLAIAAVAVLLSAISVVVAGVIAFVGLLVPHIARRIVGHDHKVLLPFTALLGAFIILLADTIGRTLIAPLEIPASTIMAIIGGPFLIFLLRRG